One Triticum dicoccoides isolate Atlit2015 ecotype Zavitan chromosome 5B, WEW_v2.0, whole genome shotgun sequence genomic window carries:
- the LOC119306325 gene encoding uncharacterized protein LOC119306325 isoform X1: MKGDSQQDALQINFEQGGAAAAQGATPYSSRGSRRQQQQMQSPTATTGPRGLDRSGCSGRSRWRAKVAAGGRRTAAAATGSRHRGRPAWPCLTKSGRGERRLGLLQARGTCAGEESDDEEAPVEEDAALEEQLQSGSGSSEEQPQSGSGSSMMQAAPALEAMMLPRSPAVLEPLNPLLEPLDLLPPPGHGCAAPVPRRRGRPPRRSRGRQRWRSPRAGQRGGGRARPGPRCWGT; this comes from the coding sequence gaggagcagcagcagcacaagGAGCAACTCCTTACAGTAGCAGAGGCAGTCGCCGACAACAGCAGCAGATGCAGTCGCCAACAGCAACAACTGGTCCGCGCGGACTCGATCGGTCGGGCTGCAGCGGCAGAAGTAGGTGGCGGGCGAAGGTAGCGGCAGGTGGCAGACGGACGGCAGCGGCAGCAACAGGATCCCGCCACCGGGGAAGACCCGCGTGGCCCTGCCTGACAAAGTCAGGGAGAGGGGAGCGGCGGCTGGGGTTGCTGCAGGCACGAGGAACCTGCGCCGGCGAGGAgagcgacgacgaggaggcgcCCGTCGAGGAGGATGCCGCCTTGGAGGAGCAGCTACAGTCGGGGTCGGGCTCCTCGGAGGAGCAGCCGCAGTCGGGGTCGGGCTCCTCGATGATGCAGGCGGCGCCGGCGCTGGAGGCGATGATGCTGCCCCGCTCGCCGGCCGTGCTCGAGCCCCTCAATCCCCTCCTCGAGCCCCTCGATCTCCTCCCTCCTCCGGGACACGGATGTGCTGCTCCTGTCCCTCGACGACGCGGCCGTCCTCCTCGGCGATCTCGTGGCCGACAGCGGTGGCGAAGTCCACGGGCAGGTCAGCGGGGCGGTGGGAGAGCGCGGCCAGGGcctcgctgttggggaacgtag